The proteins below are encoded in one region of Cololabis saira isolate AMF1-May2022 chromosome 21, fColSai1.1, whole genome shotgun sequence:
- the LOC133421774 gene encoding somatostatin receptor type 2-like yields the protein MDSWIFPSTPPNLSEHLMYDSLTQDNGSNPNGNVTDHSFNRTSTVVITCMYFLVCAMGLCGNALVIYVILRYAKMKTVTNIYILNLAVADVLFMLGLPFIAIQLALVHWPFGHVLCRVVMTVDSLNQFTSIFCLMVMSIDRYLAVVHPIKSTKWRKPRMAKTINLTVWGVSLLVNLPIVIYSGVITKHDGCFCTIVWPEPQEAYYTAFMFYTFILGFFLPLMVICLCYLFIIIKVKSSGIRVGSSKRKRSERKVTRMVSIVVAMFVFCWLPFYVFNVTSVTGTISTTPILRSTFAFVVVLGYANSCANPILYAFLSENFKKSFQNVLCLKKVGGLDEAERSDSRQDKSRMMNDPTETQSTLLNGDLQTSI from the coding sequence ATGGATTCCTGGATTTTCCCATCGACTCCTCCCAACTTGTCGGAGCACCTCATGTATGACAGCCTCACGCAGGACAACGGGTCCAACCCCAACGGGAACGTCACCGACCACAGCTTCAACAGAACCAGCACCGTCGTCATCACCTGCATGTACTTTCTGGTTTGTGCCATGGGTCTCTGCGGGAATGCCCTGGTTATCTACGTCATCCTGCGCTACGCCAAGATGAAGACGGTTACCAACATTTACATCCTCAACTTGGCGGTGGCAGATGTGCTGTTCATGCTGGGCCTGCCGTTCATCGCCATCCAGCTGGCGCTGGTTCACTGGCCGTTCGGGCACGTGCTCTGCAGGGTCGTGATGACCGTGGACTCCCTGAACCAGTTCACCTCCATCTTCTGCCTGATGGTGATGAGCATAGACCGCTACTTGGCAGTGGTGCATCCCATTAAGTCCACAAAGTGGCGGAAGCCGCGTATGGCCAAAACTATCAACCTGACGGTGTGGGGAGTGTCACTGCTGGTCAATCTGCCTATTGTCATCTACAGTGGTGTGATTACTAAGCATGACGGCTGCTTCTGCACTATCGTGTGGCCTGAGCCTCAAGAGGCTTACTACACAGCATTCATGTTCTACACCTTCATCCTGGGCTTCTTTCTGCCCCTCATGGTCATCTGCCTCTGCTACTTGTTCATCATCATCAAGGTGAAGTCTTCAGGCATTCGGGTGGGCTCCTCCAAGAGGAAACGCTCGGAGAGGAAGGTGACCAGGATGGTGTCGATCGTGGTGGCCATGTTTGTCTTCTGCTGGCTGCCCTTCTACGTCTTCAACGTGACCTCAGTGACGGGCACCATCAGCACCACTCCCATCCTGAGGAGTACCTTTGCGTTCGTGGTGGTTTTGGGATACGCCAACAGCTGCGCAAACCCCATCCTCTACGCCTTCTTGTCTGAAAACTTCAAGAAGAGTTTTCAGAACGTTCTGTGTCTCAAGAAGGTGGGTGGGCTGGATGAGGCTGAGCGGAGTGACAGCCGGCAGGACAAATCCCGCATGATGAACGACCCCACGGAGACCCAGAGTACCCTGCTGAACggtgacctgcagaccagcatcTAA